One region of Halomonas huangheensis genomic DNA includes:
- a CDS encoding Gfo/Idh/MocA family protein, translated as MSVFRIGLVGAGKIVQDQHLTAIEATEGLELVAYADPHVPANSAKLKGVPGFADLAAMLDAHPDIDAVAICTPAHLRHRLAREAMSRGKAVLLEKPPATTLAEVEDLKEYAVLEGRVLFAAWHSRFAPGIARAHQWLAENQINSVAIHWHEDVHVWHPGQAWLWQAGGMGVFDPGINALSILTHLLGEPFFLSRAELEVPANCQTPIAARLGYRLADLHLNPQRKISADFDFRHEDPPSWNMTFDTERGALALENGGARLIINGEVVIDEPEREYQGVYAHFRDLLERGISDMDITPLRHVADALMLGERHQVEDFIDR; from the coding sequence ATGTCGGTGTTTCGTATAGGACTCGTTGGGGCAGGCAAGATCGTTCAGGATCAACATCTCACTGCCATCGAGGCGACCGAAGGGCTGGAACTGGTGGCCTATGCCGATCCCCATGTGCCAGCGAATAGTGCGAAGCTGAAAGGCGTACCGGGCTTCGCGGATCTGGCCGCAATGCTGGATGCGCACCCTGATATTGATGCCGTGGCGATCTGCACCCCGGCACACCTGCGTCATCGATTGGCGCGTGAGGCGATGAGCAGAGGCAAGGCGGTACTGTTGGAGAAGCCGCCGGCAACCACTCTGGCAGAGGTCGAGGACCTCAAGGAATACGCAGTGTTGGAAGGGCGGGTACTTTTCGCTGCCTGGCACTCACGCTTTGCACCTGGTATCGCTCGAGCCCATCAATGGCTGGCGGAAAATCAGATCAACTCGGTGGCGATTCACTGGCACGAGGATGTACATGTCTGGCACCCGGGGCAGGCATGGTTGTGGCAAGCCGGTGGCATGGGAGTGTTCGACCCCGGCATCAATGCGCTGTCGATTCTGACTCATTTGCTCGGCGAGCCGTTCTTCCTCAGCCGGGCCGAATTGGAGGTGCCGGCCAACTGTCAGACACCGATTGCTGCCAGGCTGGGCTATCGGTTGGCTGATCTTCACCTGAACCCACAACGGAAGATCAGCGCTGACTTTGATTTTCGTCATGAAGATCCGCCCAGCTGGAACATGACCTTTGATACCGAGCGTGGCGCACTGGCCCTGGAAAATGGCGGGGCACGCTTGATCATCAATGGTGAGGTAGTGATCGACGAACCTGAGCGCGAATATCAGGGCGTATACGCGCACTTCCGCGATCTGCTGGAGCGCGGCATCAGCGATATGGATATCACACCGTTGCGCCATGTCGCCGATGCGCTGATGCTGGGGGAGCGGCATCAGGTCGAGGACTTCATCGATAGATGA
- a CDS encoding IlvD/Edd family dehydratase: MTQRPRLTPDQLRSRWWFDNAEHPGTTALCIERYMNYGVTLDELTSGRPIIGIAQSGSDLTPCNRHHIELVKRVKDGIRAAGGVPFEFPMHPIHENVRRPTAALDRNLAYLGLVEVLHGYPLDGVVLTTGCDKTTPACLMAAATVNIPAIVLSGGPMLNGWHGNQRVGSGTIIWELRKRLAAGEIDYAEFLSTATDSAPSVGHCNTMGTASTMNSMAEALGMSLPGSAMIPGPYKERSMVAYDTGQRAVEMVWEDLRPLDILTREAFENAIVVCSALGGSSNAPVHVNAIARHAGVPLDNDDWQQLGHRVPLLANVMPAGVYLGEEFHRAGGVPAVTAELLKQGMIHGEALTINGRTMADNVSDCETQDDDVIRRFADPLTTRAGFINLKGNLFDSALMKTSVISADFRRRFLENPDDPDAFEGKVVVFDGSEDYHARIDDPALGIDATTILVMRGAGPVGHPGGAEVVNMQPPEALIRQGVDSLPCLGDGRQSGTSGSPSILNASPEAATGGPLALLQSGDRLRVDLGRGEVRLLVSDQELTSRREQLKCHGGYAYPGHQTPWQEIQRTLVEPLDRGMTLRGADHYRDVARRSPPRDNH; this comes from the coding sequence ATGACCCAACGTCCACGTTTGACGCCCGATCAGCTGCGCTCGCGCTGGTGGTTCGACAATGCCGAGCATCCGGGAACCACGGCGCTGTGCATCGAACGCTATATGAACTATGGCGTGACCCTGGATGAGCTGACCTCGGGACGCCCGATCATCGGCATCGCCCAGTCGGGCTCGGACCTGACGCCTTGCAACCGCCATCACATTGAGTTGGTCAAGCGGGTCAAGGACGGCATCCGAGCGGCGGGTGGGGTGCCGTTTGAATTTCCCATGCATCCGATTCATGAGAATGTCCGCCGTCCGACGGCGGCGCTGGATCGCAATCTGGCCTATCTGGGGCTGGTTGAGGTCCTTCACGGATATCCGTTGGATGGCGTGGTCCTGACCACCGGTTGCGACAAGACTACCCCAGCTTGCCTGATGGCGGCAGCGACGGTGAATATTCCCGCTATCGTGCTGTCCGGCGGGCCGATGCTCAACGGCTGGCACGGCAATCAGCGCGTCGGTTCGGGCACTATCATCTGGGAGCTGCGCAAGCGTCTCGCTGCCGGTGAAATTGACTATGCCGAGTTCCTGTCCACGGCAACTGATTCCGCGCCGTCGGTTGGGCACTGCAATACCATGGGCACGGCCTCAACCATGAACTCGATGGCCGAGGCGTTGGGTATGAGCCTGCCGGGATCGGCGATGATTCCAGGGCCGTACAAGGAACGCTCGATGGTGGCCTATGACACCGGCCAGCGTGCAGTGGAGATGGTCTGGGAGGACCTGCGTCCGCTGGATATCCTCACGCGTGAGGCCTTCGAGAACGCTATCGTGGTGTGCTCGGCGTTGGGCGGTTCCTCCAATGCACCGGTGCACGTCAATGCCATTGCCCGTCATGCTGGTGTGCCGCTGGATAATGACGATTGGCAACAATTGGGGCACCGGGTGCCTCTGCTGGCCAATGTCATGCCTGCTGGTGTCTACCTGGGCGAGGAGTTTCACCGCGCCGGTGGCGTTCCCGCTGTCACTGCCGAGCTACTCAAGCAGGGCATGATTCACGGTGAGGCGCTGACCATCAATGGCAGGACCATGGCCGACAACGTCAGCGATTGCGAGACTCAGGATGACGATGTCATTCGCCGCTTCGCTGATCCGCTGACAACACGGGCGGGGTTCATCAATCTCAAGGGCAATCTTTTCGATTCGGCGTTGATGAAGACCAGTGTGATTTCCGCGGACTTCCGTCGCCGTTTTCTGGAGAACCCGGATGATCCGGATGCCTTCGAGGGCAAGGTCGTTGTCTTCGATGGCTCAGAGGACTATCACGCACGCATTGACGATCCTGCACTTGGCATCGATGCCACGACAATTCTCGTTATGCGTGGAGCCGGGCCTGTGGGTCACCCCGGCGGTGCTGAGGTCGTCAATATGCAACCGCCGGAGGCCTTGATTCGTCAGGGAGTGGATTCGTTGCCGTGCCTCGGTGATGGCCGCCAGTCGGGTACCTCGGGGTCGCCCTCGATACTCAATGCGTCTCCCGAGGCGGCGACCGGTGGCCCGCTCGCGTTGTTGCAGAGTGGTGATCGGTTGCGCGTCGACCTCGGGCGTGGCGAGGTGCGGCTGCTGGTCAGCGATCAAGAACTGACCAGCCGCCGTGAGCAGCTCAAGTGTCATGGTGGTTATGCCTATCCCGGCCACCAGACTCCGTGGCAGGAGATCCAGCGTACTCTGGTCGAGCCGCTGGATCGGGGCATGACGCTGCGCGGTGCCGATCATTATCGCGATGTCGCCAGGCGCTCGCCGCCGCGTGACAATCACTGA
- a CDS encoding arabinose ABC transporter substrate-binding protein, giving the protein MTATASQAADDVKLGFIVKKPEQAWFINEQKAATALGEEEGFEVVRLAGEDGQQVLSAIDNLNSQGAQGFVICPPDVRLGPAIMNRAEQYGMKVVTVDDRFVGSDGEPMEGVPHLGMSGFKIGQQVGNAIASEMEARGWNPEEVAALRITNYELPTAKERTDGATEALLESGFAESNIFDAPQQNTDTASAFSAASPVISQNGDFEHWVIYALNEESVLGGVRATEQYGLAPEDVIGVGINGSGAAFAEFSRQNPTGFYGTVAVSSTSHGRETTSNLYNWVTEGVEPPANVETTGTLMTRENWEQVRDELGL; this is encoded by the coding sequence ATGACGGCCACCGCCAGTCAGGCTGCTGACGACGTCAAACTCGGATTTATCGTCAAGAAGCCAGAACAGGCCTGGTTCATCAATGAGCAGAAAGCTGCTACTGCACTTGGCGAGGAAGAGGGGTTTGAAGTGGTACGCCTGGCCGGAGAGGACGGGCAGCAGGTACTCAGCGCCATCGATAATCTCAATTCCCAGGGAGCACAGGGCTTCGTCATCTGTCCTCCGGATGTGCGCCTTGGGCCAGCGATCATGAACCGTGCAGAGCAATATGGCATGAAGGTTGTCACCGTTGATGACCGCTTCGTTGGCTCGGATGGTGAGCCGATGGAGGGCGTGCCACACCTCGGAATGTCAGGCTTCAAGATCGGCCAGCAGGTAGGTAACGCGATCGCCTCTGAGATGGAGGCGCGTGGCTGGAACCCCGAAGAAGTTGCCGCGTTGCGTATCACCAACTATGAGCTGCCGACGGCGAAAGAGCGTACGGATGGCGCGACCGAGGCATTGCTGGAGAGTGGTTTCGCCGAGAGCAACATCTTCGATGCTCCGCAGCAGAATACCGATACCGCCAGTGCCTTCTCAGCGGCATCACCGGTCATTTCGCAGAACGGCGACTTCGAGCATTGGGTCATCTACGCGCTCAATGAAGAGAGTGTTCTGGGCGGAGTACGTGCCACGGAGCAGTATGGTCTGGCACCTGAGGATGTGATTGGAGTGGGTATCAACGGCTCAGGGGCTGCTTTCGCCGAATTCTCACGGCAGAATCCCACCGGCTTCTACGGCACCGTAGCTGTCAGTTCCACCTCCCATGGTCGCGAAACCACCAGCAACCTCTACAACTGGGTGACCGAAGGCGTTGAGCCGCCGGCCAATGTCGAGACAACCGGTACTCTGATGACACGGGAAAACTGGGAGCAGGTGCGCGATGAGCTTGGCCTTTGA
- a CDS encoding LysR family transcriptional regulator: MTRTADKENLAPDWYLDVRLKLRHLELLAALDDYRNLHRAAAWLGVSQPAASKLLGELELRLGLKLFERHSRGLEPNWYGEIMVRHARNMLSSLKQTGDELNALRAGNTGTVAVGTVMDPTVTLLTQALEETRLDLPGLKVSVDVDVSQALIPRLLSGELDLALCRIPAGFNAADFVFEEIGEEATCIVCRHNHPLTASSSPELGAMMHYPWALQPSGSLMRQRFDYLLMYHGLTPPMQIVDTSDILVSLSLVAATDTLTVTTQEVAGLLCDPARFRLLPTREAVSVQPYGLVTLRETRPSPGAAALSTRLRDVIRRQSWRRPSR, from the coding sequence ATGACGCGTACAGCAGATAAGGAAAACCTGGCCCCCGACTGGTATCTCGATGTCCGACTAAAGTTACGCCACCTTGAACTACTGGCGGCGCTCGATGACTACCGAAACCTGCACCGTGCAGCCGCCTGGCTAGGTGTTAGCCAACCTGCCGCGTCAAAGTTGCTCGGCGAACTTGAGCTTCGGCTGGGATTGAAACTCTTCGAGCGCCATTCGCGAGGCCTGGAACCCAACTGGTACGGCGAGATCATGGTGCGCCATGCCCGCAATATGCTGTCGTCACTCAAGCAGACCGGGGATGAGCTCAATGCCCTGCGTGCCGGCAATACCGGCACCGTCGCGGTGGGAACCGTGATGGACCCCACGGTAACCCTGCTCACCCAGGCGCTGGAAGAGACACGACTCGACCTCCCGGGACTCAAGGTCAGTGTCGATGTCGATGTCAGTCAGGCGCTGATTCCCAGGTTGTTGAGTGGCGAGCTCGACCTTGCCCTGTGTCGTATCCCGGCAGGCTTCAATGCAGCGGATTTCGTGTTTGAGGAAATCGGCGAAGAAGCCACCTGTATCGTATGTCGCCATAACCATCCGCTGACGGCATCCAGCAGCCCGGAGCTTGGGGCAATGATGCATTACCCCTGGGCACTACAACCTTCCGGATCGCTGATGCGCCAACGCTTCGATTACTTGCTGATGTACCACGGCCTGACGCCACCAATGCAGATCGTCGACACCTCGGACATTCTGGTATCCCTCTCACTGGTCGCAGCGACCGACACCTTGACGGTGACCACACAGGAAGTCGCGGGCCTGCTGTGCGACCCAGCCCGCTTTCGTCTGTTGCCAACACGCGAGGCAGTGAGCGTGCAACCCTACGGTCTGGTCACACTACGAGAGACACGCCCCTCACCGGGTGCGGCAGCCTTGAGCACCAGGCTACGCGATGTTATCCGTCGCCAGAGCTGGCGTCGTCCGTCACGCTGA
- a CDS encoding IlvD/Edd family dehydratase — protein MARDNESSAKRQLRSAQWFGSADKNGFMYRSWMKNQGIPDHEFDGRPIIGICNTWSELTPCNAHFRKIAEHVKKGILEAGGYPVEFPVFSNGESNLRPTAMFTRNLASMDVEEAIRGNPMDGVVLLVGCDKTTPALLMGAASCDIPTIVVTGGPMLNGKHKGQDIGSGTVVWQLSEEVKAGRISIHDFMAAEAGMSRSAGTCNTMGTASTMACMAESLGTSLPHNAAIPAVDSRRYVLAHLSGNRIVDMVHEDLRLSKVLTREAFENAIRTNAAIGGSTNAVIHLKAIAGRMGVELELDDWNRIGRGTPTLVDLQPSGRFLMEEFYYAGGLPAVLRRLGESDRLPHKDALTVNGQSLWDNVKDAPIYNDEVVRTLDNPLVEDGGMCVLRGNLAPRGAVLKPSAASPELMQHRGRAVVFENFDDYKARINDPDLDVDESCVLVLKHCGPRGYHGMAEVGNMGLPAKVLEKGVKDMVRISDARMSGTAYGTVVLHVAPEAAAGGPLAAVRNGDWVELDAYAGKLHLDISDEELQTRLAEADPTAASREIASTGGYRQLYIERVLQADEGCDFDFLVGCRGSEVPRHSH, from the coding sequence ATGGCCCGGGACAACGAATCCTCTGCCAAGCGTCAACTGCGTAGCGCCCAGTGGTTCGGCAGCGCCGACAAGAACGGTTTCATGTATCGCAGCTGGATGAAGAATCAGGGCATTCCCGATCATGAGTTCGATGGCAGGCCGATCATCGGTATCTGCAATACCTGGTCGGAGCTGACGCCATGCAACGCGCATTTCCGCAAGATCGCCGAGCACGTCAAGAAGGGCATTCTCGAAGCGGGTGGCTATCCCGTCGAGTTCCCGGTGTTCTCCAATGGTGAGTCCAACTTGCGGCCTACGGCGATGTTCACTCGTAACCTGGCGAGCATGGATGTCGAGGAAGCGATTCGCGGTAATCCGATGGATGGCGTGGTGTTGCTGGTCGGTTGTGACAAGACCACGCCAGCGCTTTTGATGGGCGCGGCGAGCTGTGATATTCCGACCATCGTTGTGACTGGCGGGCCGATGCTCAACGGTAAACACAAGGGGCAGGATATCGGTTCCGGGACCGTGGTCTGGCAGCTCTCCGAAGAGGTCAAGGCGGGTCGCATCTCGATCCATGACTTCATGGCTGCCGAGGCGGGCATGTCACGCTCTGCGGGTACCTGTAACACCATGGGCACAGCCTCGACCATGGCCTGCATGGCGGAGTCCCTCGGCACGTCATTGCCTCATAACGCAGCAATTCCTGCCGTGGATTCGCGCCGTTATGTACTCGCTCACCTGTCGGGCAATCGCATTGTCGATATGGTCCATGAGGATCTGCGTCTGTCGAAGGTGTTGACTCGTGAGGCGTTCGAGAACGCCATTCGTACCAACGCGGCCATTGGTGGCTCGACCAATGCGGTCATTCACCTCAAGGCGATTGCCGGGCGTATGGGTGTCGAGCTGGAGCTGGATGACTGGAATCGCATTGGCCGCGGTACACCGACCCTCGTGGATCTCCAACCATCCGGGCGTTTCCTGATGGAAGAGTTCTATTACGCCGGTGGTCTACCCGCAGTATTGCGCCGGCTTGGTGAGTCAGACCGTCTGCCGCACAAGGATGCGCTGACCGTCAATGGCCAGAGCCTGTGGGATAACGTCAAGGATGCACCGATCTACAACGATGAGGTCGTTCGCACCCTGGACAACCCGCTGGTCGAGGATGGCGGCATGTGTGTGCTGCGTGGCAACCTGGCGCCACGTGGCGCGGTGCTCAAGCCATCAGCAGCCAGTCCGGAGTTGATGCAGCATCGTGGACGTGCGGTGGTGTTCGAGAATTTCGACGACTACAAGGCACGCATCAACGACCCGGATCTCGACGTCGACGAGAGCTGTGTGTTGGTCTTGAAACACTGCGGGCCCCGTGGTTATCACGGCATGGCGGAAGTCGGCAACATGGGGTTGCCAGCGAAGGTGCTGGAAAAAGGCGTCAAGGACATGGTTCGCATCTCTGATGCGCGCATGAGTGGCACCGCATACGGCACAGTAGTGCTTCACGTCGCACCGGAAGCTGCTGCGGGCGGGCCGTTGGCTGCCGTGCGTAATGGTGACTGGGTTGAACTGGATGCCTATGCGGGCAAGCTGCATCTGGATATCAGTGACGAAGAGCTTCAGACACGCCTGGCAGAAGCCGATCCCACCGCGGCATCGCGTGAAATTGCCTCGACGGGTGGCTATCGTCAGCTATATATCGAACGAGTGTTGCAAGCTGACGAAGGCTGTGACTTCGACTTCCTTGTAGGCTGTCGAGGGTCTGAAGTACCGCGCCACTCACATTGA
- a CDS encoding LysR substrate-binding domain-containing protein produces the protein MSVPNGPGWQAPLPLLDLDVLRNFVAIVENRSFSRAAHQVHRTPSALSMQIKSLEETLGKTLLIREARRVSTTCEGETLLRYARRLLNLNQEAVEQFLCPALQGTVRLGTADDVGTRLLPQVLSRFARSHPSVQVDVSVAPSLDLMRRFDAGELDVALMTSGTDGMPGDRGEVVHSESLVWAGRRGGMASERRPLQLALSNHGCAWRRMALSALDAAGIDYRIAYVSENTAGHCAALWADLAISTLPASMVEPPLKCIDQSAGLPALGKYQVLMLRHPGSNSASDALADTVVEAFQHWTGQSLELASA, from the coding sequence ATGTCGGTACCCAACGGCCCGGGTTGGCAGGCGCCGCTGCCACTGCTTGACCTGGATGTACTTCGCAACTTTGTTGCCATTGTTGAAAATCGCAGCTTCTCGCGCGCAGCTCATCAGGTGCATCGCACACCATCGGCGTTGAGCATGCAGATCAAGAGTCTCGAAGAGACGCTTGGCAAGACACTGTTGATTCGTGAGGCACGTCGGGTAAGCACCACCTGCGAGGGGGAAACCCTACTGCGTTACGCCCGCCGTCTGCTGAATCTCAACCAGGAAGCTGTCGAGCAGTTTCTGTGTCCTGCGCTGCAGGGAACGGTGCGCCTGGGGACTGCGGATGACGTTGGGACGCGGCTGTTGCCTCAGGTGCTATCGCGCTTTGCACGTTCCCATCCATCTGTGCAGGTGGACGTGAGTGTTGCACCTAGCCTGGACCTGATGAGACGTTTCGATGCTGGTGAGCTGGACGTTGCGTTGATGACATCGGGTACTGACGGAATGCCGGGAGATCGTGGCGAGGTAGTGCACTCGGAATCACTGGTGTGGGCCGGACGCCGCGGAGGCATGGCTAGCGAGCGCCGGCCATTGCAGTTGGCACTGTCCAACCACGGCTGTGCCTGGCGTCGCATGGCATTGTCGGCGCTCGATGCCGCTGGTATCGACTACCGTATTGCGTATGTCAGCGAGAACACCGCAGGCCATTGCGCTGCGTTGTGGGCGGACCTGGCAATCTCGACATTACCGGCGAGCATGGTCGAACCACCGCTCAAGTGTATAGACCAGAGCGCTGGCTTGCCTGCGTTGGGCAAGTATCAGGTACTGATGCTGCGGCATCCCGGTAGTAACTCCGCCAGCGATGCGTTGGCCGATACCGTGGTCGAGGCCTTCCAGCATTGGACAGGGCAGTCGCTGGAACTGGCCAGCGCCTGA
- a CDS encoding aldose epimerase family protein: MSGDPVAGVTAKTFGQLPDGREVELYLLVNANGLEMTVMSYGGTIVSLKVPDAQGNAEDVVLGFDSLEDYLSPAYRSANPYFGAIIGRYGNRIAGGQFEIDGTAYQVPTNDGENSLHGGDRGFDQRLWQVSAVDAKDGVGVVLSLVSEDGDQGYPGQLETQVRYTLTNDNALDIRYQATTNETTPINLTQHSYFNLEGEGGVEGQSGILDHILTLNAEAFTPVDEGLIPTGEIRSVEGTAFDFREPTPVGSRIDGDDQQLQRGKGYDHNFVLADNASDAKNGSDAEGLVLAARVEAPQSGRIMEVYTTEPGVQFYSGNFLDGSLVGKAGQPYEHRSGLALETQHFPDSPNQPDFPSTLLSAGETYKSHTRYEFSTR; this comes from the coding sequence ATGAGTGGAGACCCTGTGGCAGGGGTGACGGCGAAGACATTTGGCCAATTGCCTGACGGGCGAGAGGTGGAACTCTATCTCCTCGTCAACGCCAACGGCCTGGAGATGACGGTAATGTCCTATGGTGGGACGATCGTGTCGCTCAAGGTGCCTGATGCACAAGGTAATGCGGAGGATGTGGTGCTTGGTTTTGATAGTCTGGAGGACTACCTGAGCCCTGCGTACCGTTCCGCCAATCCGTATTTCGGTGCCATCATAGGCCGCTACGGTAACCGTATTGCCGGCGGCCAGTTCGAGATCGACGGCACGGCTTACCAGGTGCCGACCAATGATGGCGAGAACTCTCTGCACGGGGGCGATCGGGGCTTTGACCAGCGGTTATGGCAGGTGAGCGCGGTAGATGCGAAAGACGGTGTTGGCGTGGTTCTATCGCTGGTCAGCGAAGATGGCGACCAGGGTTATCCTGGTCAGTTGGAAACGCAGGTTCGCTACACATTGACCAATGATAATGCGCTGGATATTCGCTATCAGGCGACGACGAATGAGACTACGCCGATCAACCTGACGCAACACAGTTACTTCAATCTCGAAGGCGAAGGCGGAGTTGAAGGTCAGAGCGGCATCCTCGATCACATATTGACTCTGAACGCTGAGGCATTCACCCCGGTGGATGAAGGATTGATACCTACCGGCGAGATTCGCTCGGTAGAAGGCACGGCGTTCGATTTCCGTGAGCCGACGCCAGTTGGATCGCGCATTGATGGTGATGACCAACAATTGCAGCGTGGTAAAGGCTACGATCACAACTTCGTATTGGCCGATAATGCTTCTGACGCCAAGAACGGCTCCGATGCCGAAGGCCTGGTGCTTGCGGCACGTGTTGAAGCTCCGCAGAGTGGTCGGATCATGGAGGTTTACACCACTGAACCGGGAGTGCAATTCTATTCCGGTAACTTCCTTGATGGGTCATTGGTCGGTAAAGCCGGGCAGCCTTATGAGCATCGCTCGGGTCTCGCCTTGGAAACCCAGCACTTCCCGGATTCTCCCAATCAGCCGGACTTTCCCTCAACGCTGCTGTCGGCTGGCGAAACATATAAAAGCCACACACGTTACGAGTTCTCGACCAGGTGA